In Methylococcus geothermalis, one genomic interval encodes:
- the mreD gene encoding rod shape-determining protein MreD, protein MAMRILPLPQAWAPWNPDWILLLLIYWAVAAPDRVGVGTAWLTGLMADALTGRLLGQQALAYSVVVYVGVRFHRRFQLYPMLQQAFVVVLLLGLGLLLTLWTRQIRGAGSALEGYWFAALSGGLVWPLACAVLDGLRRRFGAV, encoded by the coding sequence ATGGCGATGCGGATCCTGCCCTTGCCTCAGGCCTGGGCGCCGTGGAATCCGGACTGGATCCTGCTGCTGCTGATTTACTGGGCCGTGGCCGCTCCCGATCGCGTGGGGGTGGGCACGGCCTGGCTGACCGGCCTGATGGCGGATGCGCTGACCGGCCGGCTGTTGGGCCAGCAGGCGCTGGCCTACAGCGTGGTCGTCTATGTCGGCGTGAGATTTCACCGGCGTTTCCAGCTCTATCCGATGCTCCAGCAGGCTTTCGTAGTCGTGCTTCTCCTCGGGCTCGGGCTCCTGCTCACCTTGTGGACCCGGCAGATCCGCGGCGCGGGCAGCGCGCTGGAAGGCTACTGGTTCGCGGCGCTGTCCGGCGGCCTGGTCTGGCCTTTGGCCTGTGCCGTGCTCGACGGGCTGCGGCGCCGTTTCGGCGCGGTCTAG
- the mgtE gene encoding magnesium transporter, whose translation MSDSLIETSDERLRRLVREVLDLLDKQKLEETILRHQPMSRHELIESLMHKQHQVALKQKLDSLHAADIAFVLEALPQAQRLAIWALVDPEMDGEILLHVSDAVRESLISDMDREELLHATEQLDTDEIADLAPDLPEEVMQDLLKSLNDQTRAQLESVLSYEEDTVAALMDFGMVAIREDTTLGVVLRYLRQRGDLPENTDKLFVVDKQGVLRGVLSLKRLLLRSPDARVGDVMSRDVVMFHLDDDASVAARAFERYGLLSVPVVDDQQRLQGRVSIDAIVDYIRQESDEEALAQAGLMQEEDLFASIWKSVKNRWVWLGINLLTAFASTRVISLFDDTIGRVVALASLMPIVAGIGGNTGTQTSTLIVRALALGLVDSSNVRRLVLKEIGIGLLNGIVWGGVIGALTYALYRDPALASVMAAAMALNLLVAAVTGLFIPLIRARLDLDPAIGTSVLLTAITDGMGFFIFLGLATLFLLN comes from the coding sequence ATGTCCGATTCCCTCATCGAAACCAGTGACGAAAGACTGCGCCGGCTCGTGCGCGAAGTGCTGGACCTGCTGGACAAGCAGAAACTGGAGGAAACGATTCTTCGGCATCAACCGATGTCCCGGCATGAGCTGATCGAAAGCCTGATGCACAAGCAGCATCAGGTCGCGCTCAAGCAGAAGCTCGATTCGCTCCATGCCGCCGACATCGCCTTCGTGCTGGAGGCCCTGCCGCAGGCGCAGCGTCTGGCCATCTGGGCGCTGGTGGATCCCGAGATGGACGGCGAAATCCTGCTGCATGTCTCGGATGCCGTGCGCGAGTCGTTGATCTCCGACATGGACCGGGAGGAGCTGCTCCATGCCACCGAGCAGCTCGACACCGACGAGATCGCGGACCTGGCCCCCGACCTCCCCGAGGAGGTCATGCAGGATCTGCTGAAGTCGCTCAACGACCAGACTCGCGCCCAGCTCGAATCGGTCCTGTCCTACGAGGAGGATACCGTCGCGGCGCTCATGGACTTCGGCATGGTGGCCATCCGGGAGGACACCACGCTCGGCGTCGTGCTGCGTTACCTGCGCCAGCGCGGCGACTTGCCCGAGAACACCGACAAGCTGTTCGTGGTCGACAAGCAGGGCGTGCTCCGGGGCGTGCTGTCGCTCAAGCGCCTCCTGCTGCGGAGCCCGGATGCACGGGTGGGCGACGTCATGTCCCGGGATGTCGTGATGTTCCATCTGGACGATGATGCTTCCGTCGCCGCCCGCGCCTTCGAGCGCTACGGCCTGCTTTCGGTGCCGGTGGTCGACGACCAGCAGCGTTTGCAAGGCCGGGTCAGCATCGACGCCATCGTCGACTACATCCGCCAGGAGTCCGACGAAGAAGCGCTTGCGCAGGCTGGCCTGATGCAGGAGGAAGACCTGTTTGCGAGCATCTGGAAAAGCGTCAAAAACCGCTGGGTATGGCTGGGCATCAACCTGCTGACCGCGTTCGCCAGCACCCGTGTCATCAGTCTGTTCGATGACACCATCGGGCGGGTGGTGGCGCTGGCATCGCTCATGCCCATCGTCGCCGGCATCGGCGGCAATACCGGCACCCAGACCAGCACCCTGATCGTTCGTGCGCTGGCGCTGGGGCTGGTCGATTCGTCAAACGTGCGCCGCCTGGTGCTGAAGGAAATCGGCATCGGCCTCCTCAACGGGATTGTCTGGGGCGGTGTCATCGGTGCCCTGACGTATGCGCTGTACCGCGACCCGGCACTGGCTTCCGTGATGGCGGCGGCCATGGCCCTCAACCTGTTGGTAGCCGCGGTGACGGGTTTGTTCATCCCGCTGATCCGCGCCCGCCTCGACCTCGACCCGGCCATCGGCACCAGCGTGCTGCTCACCGCCATCACCGACGGCATGGGATTCTTCATCTTCCTGGGGCTGGCCACCCTGTTTCTGCTGAACTGA
- the rodA gene encoding rod shape-determining protein RodA yields the protein MRYDYGLAGLGAEQTRFERIMKRIHIDIPLFAGLITLSGVALVILYSASAQSFDVLLRQGLRLLLAMSVMLAIAQIHPRHFRFYSPMLYGVGVLLLAAVLVMGEIGKGAQRWLDLGVLRFQPSEILKLAVPMTVAWYLSECPVPPAFRHIAVAGVFIAIPVGLIAKQPDLGTAILVGAAGAVVVFLAGIRWLYLLLLGGVGAGLLPVVWHFLHDYQRDRVLMFLSPEADALGRGYHIIQSKIAIGSGGFYGKGWLQGSQAQLEFLPEKSTDFIFAVVAEEFGLIGCLGLLAIYLFIIGRCIHISIQAQDAYTRLLSGALTLTFFVYVFVNTGMVVGILPVVGVPLPLVSYGGTSMVTLLAGFGILMSIQTHRKLLPG from the coding sequence ATGAGATACGATTACGGCCTGGCCGGTCTCGGTGCCGAGCAGACCCGCTTCGAACGCATCATGAAGCGGATCCATATCGACATTCCCCTGTTCGCCGGCTTGATCACCTTGTCCGGCGTGGCCCTGGTGATTCTGTACTCCGCTTCGGCCCAGAGCTTCGATGTGTTGTTGCGCCAGGGGCTCCGCCTGCTGCTGGCGATGTCGGTCATGCTGGCCATCGCCCAGATCCATCCGCGCCATTTCCGTTTCTACAGCCCGATGCTGTACGGCGTGGGGGTGCTGCTGCTCGCCGCGGTGCTGGTCATGGGGGAGATCGGCAAGGGCGCCCAGCGCTGGCTCGATCTCGGCGTGCTCAGGTTCCAACCGTCGGAAATCCTCAAGCTGGCGGTGCCGATGACGGTCGCCTGGTATCTGTCCGAATGCCCGGTTCCTCCGGCGTTCCGGCATATCGCCGTGGCCGGCGTCTTCATCGCGATACCGGTGGGGCTGATCGCCAAACAACCCGATCTCGGGACCGCGATACTGGTCGGTGCGGCCGGTGCGGTGGTGGTGTTCCTCGCCGGCATCCGCTGGCTCTATTTGCTGTTGCTGGGCGGCGTCGGGGCGGGCTTGCTGCCCGTGGTCTGGCATTTCCTGCACGACTACCAGCGCGACCGGGTGCTGATGTTCCTGAGCCCCGAGGCCGACGCGCTGGGCCGCGGCTATCACATCATCCAGTCCAAGATCGCCATCGGCTCCGGCGGATTCTATGGCAAGGGCTGGCTGCAGGGCTCCCAGGCCCAGCTGGAGTTCCTGCCGGAGAAGTCGACCGATTTCATCTTCGCGGTCGTGGCCGAGGAGTTCGGCCTGATCGGCTGTCTGGGGCTGCTGGCGATCTATCTGTTCATCATCGGGCGCTGCATCCACATTTCGATCCAGGCGCAGGATGCCTACACCCGATTGCTGAGCGGCGCCTTGACCCTGACATTTTTCGTGTACGTTTTCGTCAACACCGGCATGGTCGTCGGTATCCTGCCGGTCGTGGGCGTGCCGCTGCCGCTGGTGAGCTACGGCGGGACGTCCATGGTGACCCTGCTCGCCGGCTTCGGTATCCTGATGTCCATCCAGACTCACCGCAAGCTGTTGCCGGGTTGA
- the mrdA gene encoding penicillin-binding protein 2, with protein MSVRAVRRLQNDVRVFQARIAFSVVLLLLAVAALVARLVYLQIVGHEHYAMLSQDNRVKIAPLPPTRGIVYDRNGEVLADNVPSYSLELVPERIDDLDATLAELQTLLGLSDEDIRRFRKLQSQHKSFESIPLKMRLEEEQIARFAVKQPFFPGVQINVRMIRTYPYGELTAHAVGYVSRISEADLKMLDPSLYSGTYHIGKSGIEKTYETLLHGKTGHQELETNVQGRSIGVLNTVPPVPGADLRLSLDITLQQAAIDGLGEYNGAVVAMEPATGRVLAFVSKPSFDPNPFVYGIPKADYDRLQSSPDRPLYNRALRGVYPPGSTVKPFEGLAGLEVGDLQADRKVSCPGYFQLPNSSHQYRDWRKGGHGAVDLKSAITQSCDVYFYKLALSLGIDKLSEFMGRFGFGKRTGIDIPGELPGVYPSKEWKKKHSKYPWFPGETVITGIGQGYVGVTPVQLARATAILANRGRVVIPRLLDAAQGEAGAAPEEAVGDNLAIAPEHWDTVIQAMIDVVHSARGTAKSIAAGLSYHVAGKTGTAQVFSVGQGQKYRESEVSKEMRDHALFIAFAPAEQPRIAVAVLAEHGGHGGSVAAPVARAVMERYLNGRAP; from the coding sequence ATGAGCGTCCGCGCAGTGCGAAGACTCCAGAACGACGTCCGGGTGTTCCAGGCCCGCATCGCCTTCAGCGTCGTCCTGCTCCTGCTGGCGGTGGCGGCGCTGGTGGCGCGCCTGGTTTACCTTCAGATCGTCGGCCACGAGCATTATGCGATGCTGTCGCAGGACAACCGCGTCAAGATCGCGCCGCTGCCGCCCACCCGCGGCATCGTCTATGACCGCAACGGCGAGGTGCTGGCCGACAATGTCCCCTCCTACAGTCTGGAATTGGTGCCGGAGCGCATCGACGATCTGGACGCCACCCTTGCCGAACTCCAGACCCTGCTCGGCCTGAGCGACGAGGACATCCGGCGCTTCCGCAAGCTCCAATCCCAGCACAAGAGTTTCGAGAGCATTCCGCTCAAGATGCGGCTGGAGGAAGAGCAGATCGCCCGCTTCGCGGTCAAGCAGCCGTTTTTTCCCGGCGTCCAGATCAACGTGCGGATGATCCGCACCTACCCTTATGGCGAGCTGACGGCCCATGCCGTGGGCTATGTCAGCCGAATCAGCGAGGCCGATCTGAAGATGCTCGATCCTTCGCTCTACAGCGGCACTTACCACATCGGCAAAAGCGGGATCGAAAAGACCTACGAGACCCTGCTGCACGGCAAGACCGGCCACCAGGAGCTGGAAACCAACGTGCAGGGGCGTTCGATCGGCGTGCTGAATACGGTGCCGCCGGTGCCTGGCGCCGATCTGCGGCTGTCGCTGGACATCACGCTGCAGCAGGCCGCGATCGACGGCCTGGGCGAATACAACGGCGCCGTGGTGGCGATGGAACCCGCGACCGGCCGGGTGCTGGCCTTCGTCAGCAAGCCGAGCTTCGATCCCAACCCTTTCGTCTACGGCATTCCCAAAGCGGACTACGATCGCCTGCAGTCATCGCCGGACCGGCCTTTGTACAATCGGGCCCTGCGCGGCGTGTATCCGCCTGGGTCGACGGTGAAGCCGTTCGAAGGGCTGGCGGGGCTCGAAGTCGGAGACCTCCAGGCCGATCGCAAAGTGTCCTGCCCCGGCTATTTCCAGTTGCCCAACTCGTCCCACCAATACCGCGACTGGCGCAAGGGCGGCCACGGCGCGGTCGATCTGAAATCGGCGATCACCCAGTCCTGCGACGTGTACTTCTACAAGCTGGCACTGAGCTTGGGCATCGACAAGCTGAGCGAATTCATGGGGCGGTTCGGCTTCGGCAAGCGCACCGGCATCGACATTCCGGGCGAGCTGCCGGGGGTCTATCCCTCCAAGGAGTGGAAGAAGAAACACAGCAAATACCCCTGGTTTCCGGGCGAGACGGTCATCACCGGCATCGGCCAGGGCTACGTGGGGGTGACGCCGGTGCAACTGGCGCGGGCGACCGCCATCCTGGCCAACCGCGGCCGCGTGGTGATACCGCGACTGCTGGATGCGGCGCAGGGAGAGGCCGGCGCGGCGCCGGAGGAAGCCGTCGGGGACAATCTGGCCATTGCGCCGGAGCATTGGGACACGGTGATCCAGGCGATGATCGATGTCGTGCATAGCGCCCGCGGCACCGCGAAGAGCATCGCTGCGGGCCTTTCCTACCATGTCGCGGGCAAGACCGGGACGGCGCAGGTGTTTTCCGTCGGTCAGGGTCAAAAATACCGGGAGTCCGAGGTGAGCAAGGAGATGCGCGACCATGCCCTGTTCATCGCCTTCGCGCCGGCCGAACAGCCCCGCATCGCCGTGGCCGTGCTCGCCGAGCACGGGGGCCACGGCGGCTCCGTGGCCGCGCCGGTCGCCCGGGCGGTGATGGAGCGCTATCTGAACGGGCGTGCGCCATGA
- a CDS encoding D-alanyl-D-alanine carboxypeptidase family protein yields MNVKALLIHARWHVFLSLVLLAGWCLPLRAEPPLIPAPPELPAKAYLLQDFFSGRVLAERNADERLEPASLTKVMTAYILFRELSKGHVKLEDMVTVSEKAWRTEGSRMFAQVGAQISVENLLKGMIVQSGNDASVALAEHVAGDESVFAQMMNQNAERLGMTNTHFKNSMGLPDPDHYTTARDLATLTRAMIKEFPQYYAWHAIKEFVFNDIKQVNRNRLLWRDPSVDGVKTGHTEGAGYCLITSALRDGDRLISVVLGTKSDTDRANANEALLNYGFRFFETKPIHKGNEELAKARIWKGEQTEVPVGVDEDLYATFPRGQFQNLKTAMEVDANAMAPVKKGDKLGSIQVTFNNETVAQRDLVALQEVAEGGIFRRALDHILLWLKRQG; encoded by the coding sequence ATGAACGTGAAAGCCCTCCTGATTCACGCCCGATGGCATGTTTTCCTTTCCCTTGTCCTGTTGGCCGGGTGGTGCCTGCCGCTCCGGGCGGAGCCGCCGCTGATTCCCGCGCCGCCCGAGCTGCCGGCCAAGGCCTATTTGCTGCAGGATTTCTTCAGCGGCCGGGTGCTGGCGGAGCGCAACGCCGACGAGCGCCTCGAGCCCGCCAGCCTGACCAAGGTCATGACGGCCTACATCCTGTTCCGCGAGCTGTCCAAGGGGCACGTCAAGCTGGAGGACATGGTGACCGTCAGCGAAAAGGCCTGGCGCACCGAGGGCTCGCGGATGTTCGCCCAGGTCGGTGCCCAGATCTCGGTGGAAAACCTGCTCAAGGGCATGATCGTCCAGTCCGGCAACGATGCCAGCGTCGCCCTGGCCGAGCATGTGGCCGGCGACGAGTCGGTGTTCGCCCAGATGATGAACCAGAATGCCGAGCGTCTGGGGATGACCAACACCCATTTCAAGAACAGCATGGGACTGCCCGACCCGGACCATTACACCACCGCCCGCGACCTCGCGACGCTGACCCGGGCGATGATCAAGGAGTTTCCGCAATACTATGCCTGGCACGCCATCAAGGAATTCGTGTTCAACGACATCAAGCAGGTGAACCGCAACCGGCTGCTGTGGCGCGATCCCTCGGTGGACGGTGTCAAGACCGGCCACACCGAAGGAGCGGGCTATTGCCTGATCACGTCCGCCCTGCGCGACGGCGACCGCCTGATTTCGGTGGTTCTGGGCACCAAGAGCGATACCGATCGCGCCAATGCCAATGAGGCCCTGCTCAATTACGGCTTCCGCTTCTTTGAAACCAAGCCGATTCACAAGGGCAACGAAGAGCTTGCCAAGGCCCGCATCTGGAAAGGCGAGCAGACCGAGGTGCCGGTCGGCGTGGACGAGGATTTGTATGCGACCTTTCCGCGCGGGCAGTTCCAGAACCTGAAGACGGCGATGGAAGTCGATGCCAACGCCATGGCGCCGGTCAAGAAAGGCGACAAGCTGGGCAGCATCCAGGTCACGTTCAACAACGAAACGGTCGCCCAGCGGGATCTGGTGGCTTTGCAGGAGGTCGCGGAAGGCGGCATTTTCCGCCGGGCGCTGGATCACATCCTGCTCTGGCTGAAGCGGCAGGGCTAG
- the lipB gene encoding lipoyl(octanoyl) transferase LipB, with amino-acid sequence MAFRVRMLGRADYEPVWRAMQGFTEQRGGEVDDELWLVEHPPVYTLGMNGDAAHILDAGDVPVVRTDRGGQVTYHGPGQLVLYALVDLQRRKLGVRRMVSALEESVVALLRQYGLSAQARSDAPGVYVAGAKIASLGLRVRRGCCYHGVALNVRPELEAFGRINPCGHAGLPVTRLADLGVDVQVFEPAAALVRELMVQLGDEDIAA; translated from the coding sequence ATGGCCTTCCGTGTCCGCATGCTGGGGCGAGCCGACTATGAACCGGTGTGGCGCGCCATGCAGGGGTTCACCGAGCAGCGCGGCGGCGAGGTGGACGACGAACTGTGGCTGGTCGAGCATCCGCCGGTTTACACGCTCGGCATGAACGGGGATGCCGCCCATATCCTCGATGCCGGGGATGTGCCGGTGGTCCGGACCGACCGGGGCGGACAGGTGACCTATCACGGCCCCGGCCAGCTCGTGCTCTACGCCCTGGTCGACCTGCAAAGGCGCAAACTCGGGGTGAGACGGATGGTCAGTGCGCTGGAAGAATCCGTCGTCGCGCTGTTGCGCCAGTACGGCCTGAGTGCGCAGGCACGCAGCGATGCGCCCGGCGTCTACGTGGCGGGGGCCAAGATCGCATCGCTCGGCCTGCGGGTGCGGCGCGGCTGCTGCTATCACGGGGTCGCTCTCAACGTCCGTCCCGAGCTGGAAGCCTTCGGCCGGATCAATCCCTGCGGCCATGCCGGCTTGCCGGTGACGCGGCTGGCTGATCTGGGCGTGGATGTGCAGGTGTTCGAGCCAGCGGCGGC
- the mltB gene encoding lytic murein transglycosylase B: MRLRYALFLSSMLAAGAGAEGIAQRPEVAAFIQDMKVRHRFDPAMLERLFAGVAIQQRILAAMARPAEAKPWYEYRKLFVTEARILGGVAFWRQHAETLKQVQQRYGVPAETIVAIVGVETLYGRNTGGFRVIDALATLAFAYPRRADFFRSELEQFLLLCREEGLDATVLKGSYAGAMGWPQFMPSSFRHYATDLDGDGRRDIWSNPADVIGSIGNYFARFGWRPGEEVAVRATAREGDYAPYLGKDLKPASSLVELRRLGIEPERPLPDASPVKLLRFELEAGPEYWLGLENFFVISRYNHSPLYSMAVYQLGRAIAARKGG; encoded by the coding sequence ATGAGACTTCGGTACGCCCTGTTCCTTTCCTCCATGCTGGCTGCCGGCGCCGGGGCGGAAGGTATCGCCCAGCGGCCCGAGGTCGCCGCTTTCATCCAGGACATGAAGGTGCGCCACCGGTTCGATCCCGCCATGCTGGAGCGGCTGTTCGCCGGGGTGGCGATACAGCAACGCATCCTGGCGGCGATGGCCCGTCCCGCCGAGGCCAAGCCTTGGTACGAATACCGCAAGCTTTTCGTCACCGAGGCCCGTATCCTGGGCGGAGTGGCGTTCTGGCGCCAGCATGCCGAGACCCTGAAGCAGGTGCAGCAGCGCTACGGCGTACCCGCCGAGACGATCGTGGCGATCGTCGGGGTGGAAACCCTTTATGGGCGCAACACCGGCGGCTTCCGGGTGATCGATGCGTTGGCCACCCTCGCCTTCGCCTATCCGCGGCGGGCGGACTTTTTCCGCTCCGAGCTCGAGCAGTTTCTGCTTCTGTGCCGCGAGGAAGGCTTGGACGCCACCGTGCTCAAGGGTTCGTATGCCGGCGCGATGGGCTGGCCCCAGTTCATGCCCAGCAGTTTCCGCCACTATGCGACCGACCTCGACGGCGACGGCCGGCGCGACATCTGGTCGAATCCGGCCGACGTCATCGGCAGCATCGGCAACTATTTCGCGCGGTTCGGCTGGCGCCCCGGCGAGGAGGTCGCGGTCCGGGCCACGGCGCGTGAGGGGGACTATGCTCCCTATCTCGGCAAGGATCTCAAGCCCGCCAGCTCCCTGGTCGAACTGCGCCGCCTCGGCATCGAGCCCGAGCGTCCCCTCCCCGACGCCTCCCCCGTCAAGCTGCTGCGGTTCGAGCTGGAGGCCGGCCCCGAATACTGGCTGGGCCTGGAAAACTTCTTCGTCATTTCCCGCTACAACCACAGCCCGCTCTATTCGATGGCGGTCTATCAGCTGGGCCGCGCCATCGCCGCCCGGAAGGGCGGGTGA
- a CDS encoding rod shape-determining protein: MFKRLRGYFSNDLSIDLGTANTLIYIRGQGIVLNEPSVVAIREDKNRGAKSIAAVGAAAKSMLGRTPGNITAIRPMKDGVIADFTLTEKMLQYFIHKVHPNRLLRPSPRVLICVPCGSTQVERKAIKDSAEGAGAREVHLIEEPIAAAVGAGLPVSEARGSMVIDIGGGTSEVAIISLNGVVYAASVRIGGDRLDEAIMNYVRRNFGTLIGEATAERIKHEIGSAYPGSEVTEISVMGRNLAEGIPRSFTLNSNEILEALQEPLAGVVEAVKQALEQTPPELGADVAERGIVLTGGGALLKDIDRLIAEETGLPVVVAEDPLTCVARGGGKVLELLDRKGGTPFFLE, from the coding sequence ATGTTTAAGCGTCTGCGCGGTTATTTTTCCAATGATCTGTCGATCGATCTGGGCACGGCCAACACCCTGATTTACATCAGGGGCCAGGGCATCGTCCTGAACGAGCCCTCGGTGGTGGCGATCCGCGAGGACAAGAATCGCGGGGCCAAGTCCATCGCCGCCGTGGGAGCCGCGGCAAAGTCCATGCTCGGCCGCACTCCCGGCAACATCACAGCCATCCGTCCGATGAAAGACGGCGTCATCGCCGATTTCACCCTGACGGAAAAGATGCTTCAGTATTTCATCCACAAGGTTCATCCGAACCGCCTGCTGCGCCCGAGTCCCAGGGTGCTGATCTGCGTGCCCTGCGGCTCCACCCAGGTGGAGCGCAAGGCGATCAAGGATTCCGCCGAGGGCGCCGGCGCGCGCGAGGTTCACCTGATCGAGGAGCCTATCGCCGCCGCGGTCGGCGCGGGGCTGCCGGTGAGCGAGGCCCGCGGCTCCATGGTGATCGACATCGGCGGCGGCACCTCGGAAGTCGCCATCATCTCGCTCAACGGCGTGGTGTACGCGGCGTCGGTCCGCATCGGCGGCGACCGGCTGGACGAGGCGATCATGAACTACGTCCGGCGCAATTTCGGTACCCTGATCGGCGAGGCCACGGCCGAGCGCATCAAGCACGAGATCGGCTCGGCCTATCCCGGCAGCGAAGTGACGGAAATCTCGGTCATGGGGCGGAATCTGGCGGAAGGCATCCCGCGCAGCTTCACCCTGAACAGCAACGAGATCCTCGAAGCCTTGCAGGAGCCGCTCGCGGGCGTGGTGGAGGCGGTCAAGCAGGCGCTCGAGCAGACCCCGCCGGAGCTGGGCGCCGACGTGGCGGAACGCGGCATCGTGCTGACCGGGGGCGGTGCCCTCTTGAAGGACATCGACCGGCTCATCGCGGAGGAGACCGGCCTGCCGGTGGTGGTGGCCGAGGACCCCCTGACGTGTGTGGCCCGCGGCGGCGGCAAGGTGCTGGAGTTGCTGGATCGGAAAGGCGGGACACCGTTCTTCCTCGAATAG
- a CDS encoding YbeD family protein, with protein sequence MSLDELLDFPCEFPIKVFGSAEGGFAASVEAAVRLAAPELEEVSVTVRASGGGRFVAVTVTITASSQAQIEAIYGRIGTLPGVLMVL encoded by the coding sequence ATGAGCCTGGACGAGCTGCTCGACTTCCCCTGCGAGTTCCCGATCAAGGTATTCGGCTCGGCCGAGGGCGGGTTCGCCGCTTCGGTCGAGGCTGCGGTGCGTCTCGCCGCGCCCGAGCTGGAAGAGGTGAGCGTCACCGTCCGGGCCAGCGGCGGCGGCAGGTTCGTGGCGGTGACGGTGACGATCACGGCCTCGAGCCAGGCTCAGATCGAGGCGATCTACGGGCGTATCGGCACCCTGCCCGGCGTGCTGATGGTTCTTTAA
- the mreC gene encoding rod shape-determining protein MreC → MRREGHAIKLAFTKKPAQNFRLLVFAITSLVFLAADRRGAIGALHSGLDAAVYPLQQLVSAPVRFAGWVQDNLSGYAGILEENQRLKEEQIRLEARLAKFSALEQENIRLRALLGASIKIGEHFLIAELLSVNLVPYEHLVLANKGSNIGVHVGQPVFDSRGVVGQVLRVSPVSAEVMLITDPNHAIPVQIERNGLRTIAVGTGRIDRLILPYLSGSADIREGDRLVTSGMGGVFPAGYPVATVVDISSTGSSLAKVSAEPIAPLDRIHEVLLVWTRTDVQDKVQEGPSPAANGAGGASVQHAPR, encoded by the coding sequence TTGCGACGAGAGGGGCACGCCATCAAACTCGCATTCACCAAAAAGCCGGCCCAGAACTTCCGGCTGCTGGTCTTCGCCATCACGTCCCTGGTGTTTCTCGCGGCCGACCGCCGCGGCGCGATCGGCGCGCTCCACAGCGGGCTGGATGCCGCGGTCTACCCCTTGCAGCAGCTCGTCAGCGCCCCGGTGCGCTTCGCCGGCTGGGTGCAGGATAACCTGTCCGGCTATGCCGGCATCCTGGAAGAAAACCAGAGGCTCAAGGAGGAGCAAATCCGCTTGGAAGCCAGGCTGGCGAAATTCTCCGCGCTGGAGCAGGAAAACATCCGCCTGCGGGCATTGCTGGGGGCGTCGATCAAGATCGGCGAGCATTTCCTCATCGCCGAACTGCTGTCGGTCAACCTGGTCCCCTACGAGCATCTGGTCCTGGCCAACAAGGGTTCGAACATCGGCGTTCATGTCGGTCAGCCGGTGTTCGATTCCCGCGGCGTGGTGGGACAGGTATTGCGGGTGTCGCCCGTGAGCGCCGAAGTGATGCTGATCACCGACCCCAATCATGCCATCCCGGTCCAGATCGAGCGCAACGGCCTGCGGACGATCGCGGTCGGCACCGGCCGGATCGACCGGCTGATCCTGCCGTACCTGAGCGGCAGCGCCGACATCCGGGAGGGCGACCGGCTGGTGACCTCCGGCATGGGCGGCGTGTTTCCGGCCGGCTATCCGGTGGCGACGGTGGTGGACATTTCCAGCACCGGCAGTTCGCTGGCGAAGGTCTCCGCGGAGCCGATCGCTCCGCTGGACCGCATCCACGAGGTCCTGCTGGTCTGGACCCGGACCGATGTCCAGGACAAGGTGCAGGAGGGTCCGTCTCCCGCAGCGAACGGTGCCGGCGGCGCATCGGTTCAGCATGCCCCCCGCTAG
- a CDS encoding D-amino acid aminotransferase, protein MNSPLVYLNGEFLPLEQARVSVLDRGFLFGDGVYEVIPVYGGQPLRLEEHLTRLDGSLRGIRMTSPLSRAEWAEVVGRLIDGPDDQSVYLQVTRGAGPARDHAIPAGVTPTVFAMGSPIAPVPLAGVRAITLDDIRWRWCNIKAITLLPNVLLRQEAADKGCAEAVLVRDGRVTEGTASNVFAVIEGVIVTPPKGPELLPGITRDLVLELVQAEGLPARERAIPLDEFAGAEEIWITSSTREVLPVVELDGRPVGRGSPGRVWERVSALYQDFKRRLKSGVMA, encoded by the coding sequence ATGAACAGTCCCCTGGTTTATCTCAACGGCGAGTTTCTGCCGCTGGAACAGGCCCGCGTGTCCGTCCTGGACCGGGGATTCCTGTTCGGCGACGGCGTCTACGAGGTCATCCCCGTCTATGGCGGGCAGCCGCTGCGGCTCGAAGAGCATCTCACGAGGCTGGACGGCAGCCTGCGCGGCATCCGCATGACTTCTCCCCTGAGCCGGGCCGAGTGGGCGGAAGTCGTCGGCCGTCTGATCGACGGGCCGGACGACCAGTCGGTGTATCTGCAGGTGACGCGTGGGGCAGGCCCCGCCCGCGACCATGCGATTCCGGCCGGCGTCACGCCCACGGTCTTCGCCATGGGTTCGCCGATCGCGCCGGTCCCGTTGGCCGGGGTCCGCGCCATCACGCTGGACGACATCCGCTGGCGCTGGTGCAACATCAAGGCCATCACGCTGTTGCCCAACGTGCTGCTGCGGCAGGAGGCTGCCGATAAGGGCTGCGCCGAGGCGGTCCTGGTCCGCGATGGCCGCGTCACGGAAGGGACGGCCAGCAATGTGTTCGCGGTGATCGAGGGCGTGATCGTCACCCCGCCCAAGGGGCCGGAACTGCTTCCGGGCATCACCCGCGACCTGGTGCTGGAGCTGGTTCAGGCGGAGGGCCTGCCGGCACGGGAGCGAGCGATCCCGCTGGACGAGTTCGCCGGGGCCGAGGAAATCTGGATCACGAGTTCGACTCGGGAAGTGCTGCCGGTGGTCGAGCTGGACGGCCGACCGGTCGGTCGGGGAAGCCCCGGGCGCGTGTGGGAGCGGGTCAGCGCGCTGTACCAGGATTTCAAGCGCAGACTCAAGAGCGGCGTGATGGCATGA